One Blastocatellia bacterium DNA window includes the following coding sequences:
- a CDS encoding RluA family pseudouridine synthase, with protein sequence MTNILPEETLYIVSEIETHLRLDEFIHKQESLMPIAAIRQSIFLEDVLVNGRHRSAGWRVRPGDQILVNLEAHRHRELAAEAIELDILYEDQYLLVVNKPPFMLSHPTRWERQGTLLNALLHHSLKNGEKSPRLGLVNRLDRETSGILLVAKQEKALQHLAQQFDQRQVKKVYQAIVFGVPQDMTGEITAPIGWFRESSSWGVSLENSKSAHSNYQVKKHNSKFSWVELHPRTGRTHQLRIHMAHIGHPILGDKLYSSFELEENFFDLVKRHFLHAERLTFQHPINNQEVTLVANWPEDMKKFLEFIN encoded by the coding sequence ATGACAAACATATTACCTGAAGAAACACTATATATAGTATCAGAAATAGAAACCCACCTACGGCTTGATGAATTTATACATAAACAAGAAAGTTTGATGCCTATTGCTGCAATTCGTCAATCAATCTTTTTAGAAGATGTTTTAGTAAATGGCCGACATCGTTCAGCAGGTTGGCGGGTTCGGCCTGGCGACCAAATTTTAGTTAATCTTGAAGCTCATCGGCACCGAGAATTAGCAGCAGAAGCTATTGAATTAGATATTCTTTATGAGGATCAATACTTACTTGTAGTTAATAAGCCCCCTTTTATGCTTTCTCATCCTACCAGATGGGAACGCCAGGGAACACTCTTAAATGCACTACTTCACCACTCATTAAAAAATGGTGAAAAAAGCCCACGTCTAGGTTTAGTAAATCGTTTAGATCGTGAAACTTCTGGAATTTTACTAGTAGCTAAACAGGAAAAAGCCCTACAGCATTTAGCACAGCAATTTGACCAACGACAAGTAAAAAAAGTCTATCAAGCAATTGTTTTTGGTGTTCCTCAAGATATGACTGGAGAAATAACTGCTCCTATAGGTTGGTTTAGAGAGTCATCTAGCTGGGGTGTTAGTCTAGAAAATAGCAAATCTGCTCATAGCAATTATCAAGTTAAAAAACATAACTCTAAATTTTCTTGGGTAGAACTCCATCCTCGCACCGGACGAACTCATCAACTACGTATTCATATGGCACACATTGGACACCCTATTTTAGGAGATAAGCTTTATTCATCTTTTGAATTAGAGGAAAATTTTTTTGATTTAGTAAAAAGGCATTTTTTACACGCTGAAAGACTTACTTTCCAGCATCCCATTAATAATCAAGAAGTTACCTTAGTTGCTAATTGGCCTGAAGATATGAAGAAATTTTTAGAATTTATAAATTAA
- a CDS encoding lytic transglycosylase domain-containing protein, with translation MHYKNFLVIISLVFIFSFNQPNIKAQTNSNSIKEQEVSTLIKRAELHYQQGVLALSENNFPLMRKEFDLAVDELLIAGMDLHSDLQLQKYYHDLVDKIVQQQLTIRASNTTALSDQRFEGTPTNDIGRLTEVELQELAAKIAEQPKIKTEDFGFKTDLPPAVNQFISYFTAGKGRKTLEIGFSRSGRYRQFAEAIFEREGVPTDLIWLAQVESCWQPVATSPAAARGIWQFIPSTGERFGLRQNGWVDERLDPEKSTVAAARYLRFLADRYAGDWLLAMAAYNMGENGLDKAINRCGYADFWELRQGGFIPQETRNYVPAILAVIAIAKQPDSYNISVTPENNWQFDKIAVLEPKTISDIASTLNISTEVLNRLNPELVSSQTPFAGYSIRIPKGVETKRIALLTNKETKPYKTQNVVKK, from the coding sequence TTGCATTACAAAAATTTTTTAGTAATTATTAGCCTAGTTTTTATTTTTAGCTTTAATCAGCCTAATATTAAAGCACAAACTAATAGTAATTCTATTAAAGAGCAAGAAGTTAGCACGCTAATAAAACGTGCAGAACTACATTATCAACAAGGTGTCTTAGCATTATCAGAAAATAATTTCCCTTTAATGCGTAAAGAATTTGACTTAGCTGTTGATGAGCTATTAATTGCTGGAATGGATTTACACTCAGATTTACAGCTTCAAAAATACTATCATGACTTAGTAGATAAAATCGTCCAACAACAACTAACTATTAGAGCCTCTAATACTACTGCTTTAAGTGATCAGAGATTTGAAGGCACTCCAACCAATGATATCGGGCGTTTAACAGAAGTAGAGTTACAAGAATTAGCTGCAAAAATTGCAGAACAACCAAAAATTAAAACAGAAGATTTTGGATTTAAGACCGACTTACCGCCTGCCGTCAATCAATTTATTAGTTATTTTACTGCTGGAAAAGGACGTAAAACCTTAGAAATAGGTTTTTCTCGTTCTGGTCGCTATCGTCAATTTGCTGAAGCAATTTTTGAGCGTGAAGGAGTACCAACAGACCTTATTTGGCTTGCCCAGGTTGAATCTTGTTGGCAGCCTGTAGCCACTTCTCCAGCAGCAGCACGGGGTATTTGGCAGTTTATTCCATCTACAGGAGAGCGTTTTGGTCTAAGACAAAATGGTTGGGTAGATGAACGACTTGACCCAGAAAAATCCACAGTGGCAGCAGCACGCTACTTACGCTTTTTAGCTGATCGTTATGCTGGAGATTGGCTTTTAGCTATGGCGGCCTACAATATGGGGGAAAACGGTTTAGATAAAGCTATTAACCGTTGTGGATATGCAGATTTTTGGGAACTTCGACAAGGTGGATTTATTCCTCAAGAAACACGCAATTATGTTCCAGCAATTTTAGCTGTAATTGCTATAGCTAAACAGCCCGACTCTTATAATATTTCTGTTACACCTGAAAACAATTGGCAATTTGATAAAATTGCTGTTCTTGAACCAAAAACTATTAGTGATATTGCTAGCACATTAAATATTTCTACTGAAGTGTTAAATAGGCTTAATCCAGAGCTAGTAAGCAGTCAAACACCTTTTGCAGGTTACTCAATCCGCATTCCTAAAGGTGTTGAGACAAAGCGAATTGCATTATTAACAAATAAAGAAACTAAACCCTATAAAACACAAAATGTAGTAAAAAAATAG
- a CDS encoding efflux RND transporter periplasmic adaptor subunit, with translation MPEKDQFLIASAQESGVLKEIRVKDGDWVAKDTVLGVCQDIDMEKQLLNLSANIKQSQGRLITLQNQYSEQQAIVEQAKSYYEQRQNEAKELIAEEEAIKEYKNTGEISPEYPPELLELKTQIQTKQNEEQIQQLEKSRYDVLLSQGLISQLQVDESTSRYQITILNRHAAEDRMRAGEITHKRKVKTAITEEKASRETLQAALHKLKALETEMQSINSEITSSNNELVLLEQKKETLTIKAAQDGLVLGQDIEKKLGQYLERGSEFCHIANISQLRAVVSVSEKDITKVRLGSAARIRIRSLVDQVFKGTVSYIGSEATIKPENNLRIYNCEVKVKNDKQLLRPGMSGVTRISSSYQPGYVIAFRWLKSLIKLEYWVW, from the coding sequence ATGCCTGAAAAAGATCAGTTTCTTATTGCTTCTGCACAAGAAAGCGGAGTGTTAAAGGAAATTAGGGTTAAAGATGGTGATTGGGTTGCTAAAGATACTGTTTTAGGTGTTTGCCAAGACATAGATATGGAAAAACAGCTATTAAATCTTAGCGCAAATATAAAACAATCCCAAGGTCGTTTAATTACATTACAAAATCAATATTCAGAACAGCAAGCTATTGTTGAACAAGCTAAAAGCTACTATGAGCAACGCCAAAATGAAGCAAAAGAACTAATAGCAGAAGAGGAAGCCATAAAAGAATATAAAAACACTGGAGAAATATCGCCGGAATATCCACCAGAATTACTTGAACTAAAGACCCAAATACAAACAAAACAAAACGAAGAACAAATTCAGCAACTAGAAAAAAGCCGCTATGATGTATTACTTAGTCAAGGGCTAATTTCACAACTACAAGTTGATGAATCAACAAGTCGTTACCAAATTACAATATTAAATCGTCACGCGGCAGAAGATCGTATGCGTGCAGGTGAAATTACTCATAAACGTAAAGTAAAAACAGCTATAACAGAAGAAAAAGCCTCTCGTGAAACCTTGCAAGCTGCGTTGCATAAATTAAAAGCTTTAGAAACAGAAATGCAGTCAATTAATAGTGAAATCACTTCTAGCAACAATGAATTAGTCCTTCTTGAACAAAAAAAAGAGACTTTAACTATTAAAGCAGCACAAGACGGTTTGGTTTTAGGTCAAGATATTGAAAAAAAACTAGGTCAATATCTAGAAAGAGGAAGTGAATTTTGCCATATTGCTAATATTTCCCAGCTTCGTGCAGTGGTCTCTGTTTCTGAAAAAGATATAACAAAAGTACGATTAGGGAGTGCGGCACGTATTCGTATTCGTTCGCTAGTGGATCAAGTATTTAAAGGTACTGTTAGTTATATTGGTAGTGAGGCAACAATAAAACCAGAAAACAACTTACGGATATATAATTGTGAGGTAAAAGTAAAAAACGATAAACAGCTTTTACGCCCAGGTATGAGTGGAGTGACTAGAATATCTTCATCCTATCAACCAGGCTATGTTATTGCTTTTAGATGGCTTAAAAGCCTTATCAAACTTGAATATTGGGTTTGGTAA
- a CDS encoding type 2 lantipeptide synthetase LanM family protein → MLNFTDSSDWYRAIDLKERIGLLNKSLPLKTNLELGQQRLKKWRELSPLKKDSIFAEWLNLQGITEETLLYLLGQSPDDLKNNYETTPDWLKTILRAFTYQSEGKIELPVKLPRLVQDKSIVGFLDTFKPLIDECSKPLNEAIQELNDKYKKIYKQLPFDPKTIKDVFLSGFLPELLIELIQIMVKKCGELRQKGMLKGDTPKQRYEYFLAYMRQKDVALDLLQEYPVLARRLVIMLNNWVKFSIETLERLCKDWIDIKNIFTPKEDPGVIVLDKGNNVGDIHNSGQVITLTFSSGFKLLYKPRSLSMDLHFQELLNWLNNKGIEPSFRTLKILNRSTYGWTEFVTFQSCHSEDEISRFYYRQGGYLAILYVLYGTDFHSENLIASGEYPILVDLETLFCPPDKTTSNNKVANYLQDSVLKTGLLPTPIFGNKDNKGIDFSGLAGLSGQLTPYPLLYIELSETDEIHIVHKQLRFEEESTHQPKLNGKDVILQNYVEIIVKGFTEIYQLLQKNVTTLISADGLINRFAKDEVRRLLRSTREYGILLTESSNPNMLRNSIACEWLFDNLWKQTKDQPFLLKVIASERESLLQGFIPRFFTYPESINLWCDNNKCVPNFFDKPAIDFVKARLQELSEEDLTKQIWLIRASFITLMEDTENVKPKSYKFIPSNNKSTNDKAFIKTASAIGDQLANLAIIDQNKATWLSLQVGKLDNYYISSSKLDLYDGLAGTTLFLAYLGYITNQSVYTDLAKQALENIRQQIGRAKNRDLKNVGGFGGLGGIIYLLNHLSRLWNDPKLITEALEIVPLLPSLIEKDIRFDLIYGSSGCIISLLNLHKFITKSEDLQQIKNIAIQCGNHLISKIETTPQGKAWVTTPEKKPPLGMSHGVAGIAWSLLELSDFTKDSSFASTAKEALSYERSFFSPQMGNWPDINRDDTDDAKNSNEKFRITWCHGATGVGIARLLSIKHLSNDKFIEQELSTAIKTVIKGGFGNNHSLCHGDLGNLDFLLQVTENQHGYKIKSQVQNIASIIFNNINKQGWLCGTPLSVESPGLMVGIAGIGYQLLRLASPDIVPSVLCLAPPKI, encoded by the coding sequence ACTAACCTTGAACTTGGACAACAGAGGCTAAAAAAATGGCGGGAACTTTCACCTCTCAAAAAAGATAGTATTTTTGCTGAATGGCTAAATCTGCAAGGTATTACAGAAGAAACACTGCTTTATTTGTTAGGCCAATCACCTGATGACCTAAAAAACAATTATGAAACTACACCTGATTGGTTAAAAACTATCCTTAGAGCTTTTACTTATCAAAGCGAAGGAAAAATAGAGCTTCCTGTAAAACTACCTAGATTAGTTCAAGATAAAAGCATAGTAGGCTTTTTAGACACATTTAAACCTCTTATTGATGAATGCTCTAAACCGTTAAATGAAGCTATTCAAGAACTTAACGATAAATATAAAAAAATCTATAAACAACTACCTTTTGACCCTAAAACTATAAAAGACGTTTTTTTAAGCGGTTTTTTACCAGAGTTATTAATTGAATTAATACAAATAATGGTTAAAAAGTGTGGTGAATTACGCCAAAAAGGTATGCTTAAGGGCGATACACCTAAACAAAGGTATGAATACTTCTTGGCTTATATGCGCCAAAAAGATGTGGCTCTTGACTTATTGCAGGAATACCCTGTTTTAGCTCGACGACTAGTAATAATGCTAAATAATTGGGTAAAATTTAGTATTGAAACCCTGGAACGACTATGTAAAGACTGGATTGATATTAAAAATATATTTACACCTAAAGAAGATCCTGGAGTAATAGTTCTGGACAAAGGAAATAACGTAGGTGATATTCATAATAGTGGACAAGTAATAACACTAACATTTAGTTCTGGATTTAAGCTACTTTATAAACCACGTTCTTTATCTATGGATTTGCATTTTCAAGAATTGCTTAACTGGCTTAATAACAAAGGAATAGAACCATCTTTTCGTACACTAAAAATACTCAATCGTTCTACTTATGGATGGACAGAATTTGTTACTTTCCAAAGCTGCCATTCAGAAGATGAAATCTCTCGATTTTATTATCGTCAAGGTGGCTATTTAGCAATACTCTATGTACTTTATGGAACAGATTTCCATAGTGAAAATTTAATTGCTTCAGGCGAATACCCAATACTGGTTGATTTAGAAACACTTTTTTGTCCACCAGATAAAACTACCTCTAACAATAAAGTAGCTAACTATTTACAAGATTCTGTGCTAAAAACTGGATTATTGCCAACACCCATTTTTGGTAATAAAGATAATAAAGGCATAGATTTTAGTGGACTAGCAGGTCTATCAGGTCAATTAACCCCATATCCTCTACTTTACATTGAATTATCTGAAACAGACGAAATACATATTGTCCATAAACAACTTAGATTTGAAGAAGAAAGTACACACCAGCCTAAACTTAATGGCAAAGATGTCATTTTGCAGAATTATGTAGAAATAATAGTTAAAGGCTTTACAGAAATTTATCAATTACTGCAAAAAAATGTGACTACTCTGATATCAGCAGATGGTTTAATAAATCGCTTTGCTAAAGATGAGGTTAGAAGACTTCTTCGCTCTACTAGAGAATATGGAATATTGCTAACAGAAAGCTCTAATCCTAATATGTTACGCAATAGCATTGCATGTGAATGGCTTTTTGATAATTTATGGAAGCAAACAAAAGATCAGCCCTTTTTATTAAAAGTAATTGCTAGTGAGCGTGAGTCTTTATTACAAGGTTTTATTCCTCGCTTTTTTACATATCCTGAATCAATCAATTTGTGGTGCGATAATAATAAATGTGTACCTAATTTCTTTGACAAACCCGCTATAGATTTTGTCAAAGCTCGTCTCCAAGAACTTAGCGAAGAAGATCTTACAAAGCAAATTTGGCTCATTCGTGCTTCATTTATTACCCTAATGGAAGATACAGAAAACGTTAAGCCAAAATCCTATAAGTTTATTCCTAGCAATAATAAAAGCACTAATGATAAAGCTTTTATTAAAACAGCCTCAGCTATTGGAGATCAGCTAGCAAACTTAGCCATAATTGATCAAAATAAGGCTACTTGGTTAAGTTTACAAGTTGGTAAACTGGATAATTATTATATTTCTTCATCAAAACTAGATTTATATGATGGCCTTGCAGGAACTACATTATTTTTAGCATACCTTGGTTATATCACTAACCAAAGCGTTTACACAGATTTAGCAAAACAAGCACTAGAAAATATAAGACAGCAAATTGGGCGAGCCAAAAATAGAGATCTTAAAAACGTTGGTGGTTTTGGTGGTCTTGGTGGAATTATTTATCTATTAAATCATCTATCTAGGTTATGGAATGACCCCAAATTAATAACAGAAGCACTAGAAATAGTTCCTCTCCTTCCTTCTTTAATAGAAAAAGACATTCGTTTTGACCTTATTTATGGTAGCTCAGGATGTATTATTAGTCTGTTAAATTTACATAAGTTTATTACTAAGTCTGAAGATTTACAACAAATAAAAAATATTGCTATTCAATGTGGAAACCACCTTATTTCTAAAATTGAAACAACTCCTCAAGGAAAAGCTTGGGTGACAACTCCAGAAAAAAAACCGCCGCTAGGAATGTCTCATGGTGTAGCGGGCATTGCTTGGTCGCTTTTAGAACTTTCCGATTTTACAAAAGATAGTAGTTTTGCTAGCACAGCAAAAGAAGCTTTAAGCTATGAACGGAGTTTCTTTTCTCCTCAAATGGGTAATTGGCCCGACATAAACAGAGATGACACAGACGATGCAAAAAACTCAAATGAGAAATTCAGAATAACCTGGTGTCATGGTGCAACTGGTGTTGGAATAGCGCGGCTTTTATCAATAAAACATCTTTCTAATGACAAATTTATTGAACAAGAACTTAGCACAGCAATAAAAACAGTAATCAAAGGTGGATTTGGTAATAATCATTCGCTTTGTCATGGTGATTTGGGAAATTTGGATTTTCTGTTACAAGTAACAGAAAACCAGCATGGCTACAAAATTAAGAGCCAAGTGCAAAACATAGCTTCTATTATTTTTAACAATATAAATAAACAAGGTTGGCTATGTGGTACTCCACTTAGCGTAGAATCTCCAGGTTTAATGGTAGGAATTGCAGGAATTGGTTATCAGTTATTACGGCTAGCTTCACCTGATATAGTTCCTTCGGTTCTTTGTTTAGCACCTCCTAAAATTTAA